One genomic segment of Chitinophaga parva includes these proteins:
- a CDS encoding monovalent cation:proton antiporter-2 (CPA2) family protein, translating to MQQHTIFFQAMVFLAAAVVCVPLAKRIGMGSVLGYLLAGIIIGPSVFNMIGTERHAIMEFAEFGVVMMLFLVGLELEPKLLWKLRASVLGLGSLQVVVSALVLSAAAFLLGLDARVAAMVGMTLCLSSTAIVLQSLKEKGLLDTSGGHNSFAVLLFQDIAVIPMMAIFPLLAPRAAPGEHGGGEATAWLSKMPGWEQSLIALGGVMGIIIAGYLFVRPLLNIVARTGIRELFTATALLLVISVTVLMTMVGLSPALGAFLGGVVLANSEYRHELQADIEPFKGLLLGLFFMAVGASIDFKLVATKPWIILGLVLGIMVVKTGVLLVLGRFFKLSFRQNLLFALSLCQVGEFSFVLISFIRTTYVLEPAITNLITVVVAVSMVFTPLVLMVYEKWLGPMVSDGDDVTERRESDVINEHSDVIICGFGRFGNLAGRFIRANGISATILDLDSDRVDTLRKLGMKVYYGDGTRHDMLLAAGAETAKVIILALDTAEKNMDAVKVVKKHFPHLRMFVRAVGNLDSYELMDAGVLHIYRETADTSLRLGADVLVALGHRAYHTQRAARLFLRHDDRLLKELSSIHDDSNQFEHTMRERIADLQQMMESDKRNMLREDIGWDTASLKGDADIQ from the coding sequence GTCTGTGTGCCGCTGGCCAAGCGCATTGGCATGGGCTCCGTGCTGGGCTACCTCCTGGCCGGCATTATCATCGGGCCATCCGTATTTAACATGATCGGTACAGAAAGGCACGCCATCATGGAGTTTGCGGAGTTTGGCGTGGTGATGATGCTGTTCCTCGTGGGCCTGGAGCTGGAGCCCAAGCTGCTCTGGAAGCTGCGCGCTTCCGTGCTGGGGCTGGGCAGCCTGCAGGTGGTAGTGAGCGCCCTGGTGCTCAGCGCAGCGGCCTTCCTGCTAGGGCTGGATGCCCGCGTGGCGGCCATGGTGGGCATGACCTTGTGCCTGTCTTCCACCGCTATTGTGCTGCAATCGCTCAAAGAAAAAGGACTGCTGGATACCAGCGGGGGGCACAATTCATTTGCCGTGCTCCTGTTCCAGGACATTGCTGTGATCCCCATGATGGCCATTTTCCCGTTGCTGGCGCCCCGTGCCGCGCCGGGTGAGCATGGGGGCGGGGAAGCTACCGCCTGGCTGTCTAAAATGCCGGGCTGGGAGCAGTCGCTCATAGCGCTGGGCGGTGTAATGGGCATTATCATAGCCGGCTATCTCTTTGTAAGGCCCCTGCTCAATATCGTGGCCCGTACGGGCATCCGCGAATTATTTACCGCCACCGCTTTGCTGCTGGTGATCTCTGTAACGGTGCTGATGACCATGGTGGGCCTGAGCCCTGCGCTGGGCGCCTTCCTGGGCGGTGTGGTGCTGGCCAACAGTGAATACCGGCATGAACTGCAGGCAGACATAGAGCCTTTCAAAGGGCTGCTGCTGGGCCTCTTTTTCATGGCGGTAGGCGCTTCCATCGATTTTAAACTGGTGGCCACCAAACCCTGGATCATACTGGGGTTGGTACTAGGCATCATGGTGGTGAAAACCGGGGTGCTGCTCGTGCTGGGCCGGTTCTTTAAATTGAGTTTCCGGCAAAATCTACTCTTCGCACTTTCCCTCTGCCAGGTGGGTGAATTTTCCTTTGTGCTTATTTCCTTTATCCGCACCACGTACGTGCTGGAACCGGCCATCACGAACCTTATTACCGTGGTGGTGGCCGTGAGCATGGTGTTCACACCCCTGGTGCTCATGGTGTATGAAAAGTGGCTGGGGCCCATGGTCTCTGACGGCGATGATGTAACGGAAAGAAGGGAATCTGATGTGATCAATGAACATTCTGATGTGATCATTTGCGGCTTTGGCCGTTTTGGCAACCTGGCCGGGCGTTTTATCCGGGCCAATGGCATCAGCGCCACCATCCTGGACCTGGACAGTGACCGGGTGGATACGCTGCGCAAGCTGGGCATGAAAGTATATTACGGGGATGGTACCCGCCATGACATGCTATTGGCCGCAGGCGCAGAAACAGCCAAGGTGATCATCCTGGCCCTGGATACAGCGGAAAAAAATATGGACGCGGTAAAGGTGGTGAAGAAACACTTCCCCCACCTGCGCATGTTTGTGCGGGCCGTGGGCAACCTCGATTCCTATGAGCTGATGGATGCCGGTGTACTGCACATCTACCGTGAAACAGCCGATACTTCCCTGCGCCTGGGGGCCGATGTGCTGGTGGCATTAGGCCACCGGGCCTACCACACGCAGCGGGCCGCCCGCCTCTTCCTGCGCCATGACGACCGCCTGCTGAAAGAGCTTAGCTCCATCCATGATGACTCTAACCAGTTTGAGCACACCATGCGCGAGCGCATTGCAGACCTGCAGCAGATGATGGAATCTGACAAGCGGAACATGCTGCGCGAGGATATAGGCTGGGACACCGCTTCCTTGAAGGGAGATGCCGATATTCAATAA
- a CDS encoding phosphoenolpyruvate carboxylase, translating into MEVPVNNTLQQFRNLVGVKFQLYNSLFTALPFHKIEKTGVLLSLFLLHCEEGFGRNDSPMNIIDTFLKQYTAYATEQEQLDLLFRFVQYTERQVVLFDALEDAAFKHIQDVNGTGSLKHLQSEVIRTHTEEALAQKLQDFNVRLVLTAHPTQFYPGEVLGIINDLSKALQQDNTALVNTYLQQLGKTPFLKKEKPTPYDEALSLLWFLENVFYQSAARIINFLKSQFPGVINALNPLIRMGFWPGGDRDGNPFVKADTTLQVADALRGGIIKCYYLDVRRLKRRLTFKGVENLLSALEVKLFNNLFIPGQRTHLSKQEILGTLHQVREIILSQHNGLFVHLVDSLISKVELFGLYFASLDVRQDSSVHTKTLESIAAKGDVLPKNYKDLSPDDKIKALLNTNKTVDPRSLENDLQRDTLLSMQAIKTIQHNNGEAGCHRYIISHSTNVMSVMEVYGLLRMSGWRNEALTVDIVPLFETIDDLRNAADVMTALYENETYRRHIQQRGNTQTIMLGFSDGTKDGGYLMANWSIYKAKEELTRISRKYEVNVVFFDGRGGPPGRGGGKTHQFYASMGADVANKEIQLTIQGQTVSSNFGTIDTAQFNMEQLLHAGIANELFAAHKVTLKAEEESLLQTLADESYKSFNELKTHPQFLDYLQRVSPLRYYAEANIGSRPSKRSNASKLNLDDLRAVPYVGAWSQLKQNVPGYHGVGTALKKLHDAGRWNEIAALYEQSLFFRTLLDNSEMAMKKSYFPLTAYLAGHPDFGDVWKVMHEEFELTKKYVLKLSGGTDLMVASPVDQLSIQMRERVVLPLNTIQQYALNRIREIDEHKASTAKKEVLEKLVVRCSFGIINAGRNSA; encoded by the coding sequence ATGGAGGTGCCCGTTAACAACACATTGCAGCAGTTCAGGAACCTGGTAGGCGTAAAGTTCCAGTTGTACAACAGCCTTTTTACCGCATTGCCTTTTCATAAGATTGAGAAGACAGGTGTGCTGTTGTCATTATTCCTGTTACACTGCGAAGAAGGATTTGGCCGGAATGACAGCCCGATGAATATTATTGACACCTTCCTGAAGCAATACACCGCTTATGCCACCGAACAGGAGCAACTGGACCTGCTGTTCCGTTTTGTGCAATACACGGAACGCCAGGTGGTACTTTTTGATGCGCTGGAAGATGCCGCCTTTAAGCATATCCAGGATGTGAACGGAACGGGCTCTCTCAAGCATTTGCAATCTGAAGTGATCCGCACCCATACCGAGGAAGCCCTGGCCCAGAAGCTGCAGGACTTTAACGTGCGCCTGGTGCTCACCGCGCATCCCACCCAGTTTTACCCGGGCGAGGTGCTGGGCATTATCAACGACCTGTCAAAAGCTTTACAACAGGACAATACCGCATTGGTAAATACCTACCTGCAGCAGTTGGGTAAAACGCCTTTCCTGAAAAAGGAAAAGCCTACGCCTTATGACGAGGCCCTCAGCCTGCTCTGGTTCCTGGAAAATGTTTTTTATCAGTCCGCCGCCCGCATCATCAATTTTCTCAAGTCGCAGTTCCCCGGTGTGATCAATGCCCTGAATCCCTTGATCCGCATGGGTTTCTGGCCTGGTGGAGACCGTGACGGCAACCCGTTTGTTAAGGCAGATACCACGCTGCAGGTGGCAGATGCGCTGCGGGGGGGCATCATTAAATGCTACTACCTGGATGTGCGCCGCCTGAAACGCCGCCTTACCTTCAAGGGGGTGGAAAATTTACTGTCTGCACTGGAAGTGAAGTTGTTCAATAACCTGTTCATCCCCGGCCAGCGCACGCACTTATCCAAACAGGAAATACTGGGTACCCTGCACCAGGTGCGGGAGATCATCCTGTCCCAGCACAATGGCCTGTTTGTGCACCTGGTAGATTCCCTGATCAGCAAAGTGGAGCTGTTTGGTCTCTATTTCGCATCGCTGGATGTGCGCCAGGACAGCTCTGTACATACCAAAACACTGGAATCCATCGCCGCCAAAGGCGATGTGCTGCCTAAAAATTATAAAGACCTCTCCCCGGATGATAAGATCAAAGCGTTGCTCAACACCAACAAAACGGTGGACCCGCGCTCCCTGGAAAATGACCTGCAGCGGGACACGCTGCTGTCTATGCAGGCTATCAAAACCATCCAGCACAACAATGGCGAGGCCGGCTGCCACCGCTACATTATCAGTCACAGCACCAACGTGATGAGCGTGATGGAAGTGTATGGCCTGCTGCGTATGAGTGGCTGGCGCAATGAGGCGCTTACGGTAGACATTGTGCCCCTGTTTGAGACCATCGATGACCTGCGCAACGCCGCTGATGTGATGACGGCTCTTTATGAAAATGAAACGTACCGCCGCCACATACAGCAGCGCGGTAACACGCAGACCATCATGCTGGGCTTCTCGGACGGTACCAAGGATGGTGGCTACCTGATGGCTAACTGGAGCATCTACAAAGCCAAAGAAGAACTCACCCGGATCTCCCGCAAATATGAAGTGAACGTGGTGTTCTTTGATGGCAGGGGAGGCCCTCCCGGCCGCGGTGGTGGCAAAACCCACCAGTTCTACGCCAGCATGGGCGCGGATGTAGCCAATAAAGAAATTCAACTGACCATACAAGGGCAAACAGTAAGCTCCAACTTTGGCACCATTGACACGGCCCAGTTCAATATGGAGCAACTGCTGCATGCCGGCATAGCCAACGAACTGTTTGCCGCCCATAAAGTGACGCTGAAGGCTGAAGAAGAAAGCCTGCTGCAAACCCTGGCGGATGAAAGCTACAAATCGTTCAATGAGCTGAAAACGCACCCGCAGTTCCTCGATTACCTGCAGCGGGTAAGCCCCCTGCGCTACTATGCGGAGGCTAACATTGGCAGCCGCCCGTCCAAGCGCAGTAACGCGTCAAAACTGAACCTGGACGACCTGCGCGCTGTGCCCTACGTGGGCGCCTGGAGCCAGTTGAAACAGAATGTGCCCGGCTATCACGGCGTAGGCACAGCGCTGAAGAAGCTGCACGATGCCGGCCGCTGGAATGAAATAGCGGCGCTCTACGAACAGTCCCTGTTTTTCCGCACCCTGCTGGATAACAGTGAAATGGCGATGAAGAAAAGCTACTTCCCGCTCACTGCCTACCTGGCCGGCCATCCGGACTTTGGGGACGTATGGAAAGTGATGCATGAAGAATTTGAGCTCACTAAAAAATATGTGCTCAAGCTCTCCGGCGGTACAGACCTCATGGTGGCCAGCCCGGTGGATCAGTTGTCCATCCAGATGCGGGAACGCGTGGTATTGCCGCTGAACACCATCCAGCAATACGCCCTGAACCGCATCCGGGAAATAGATGAGCACAAGGCCTCCACCGCGAAGAAGGAAGTGCTGGAAAAACTGGTAGTAAGGTGTTCTTTCGGGATCATCAACGCAGGCCGGAATTCAGCGTAA
- a CDS encoding AraC family transcriptional regulator, which produces MKRYIQHEYLKISHFEVTEWEHPVHNHNHFEIIFVHSGEGQHQLNNNTYNFGPQQLFLLGPSDFHSFTLKSPTRFTFLKFNNIYLQGVGDIHLQSKWNQAMDDLVLHASQHPGQLLSCQGDASLLDQLMRLIAQEWQASKNAANETIFFLIQAVISVVRRNIAHPLPYLPEQLPDDKITQLLHYIHQHIYTADKLQIEHLATRFGYSKNYLGVYFREQLKVTLRDYVSRYKLSLIENRLRHSTLSIKEICYEMGFTDLSHFNKFFHKHKGMGPKEFRAQSHATA; this is translated from the coding sequence ATGAAACGCTATATCCAACACGAGTACCTAAAGATATCGCATTTTGAAGTTACGGAATGGGAACATCCGGTACATAACCACAACCACTTTGAGATCATCTTTGTACACAGCGGGGAAGGCCAGCACCAACTGAATAACAACACCTATAACTTTGGCCCGCAACAACTCTTCCTGCTGGGCCCTTCCGACTTTCACTCCTTTACCCTGAAATCCCCTACCAGGTTTACTTTCCTGAAGTTCAACAATATCTATCTCCAGGGCGTGGGCGACATCCACCTGCAAAGTAAATGGAACCAGGCGATGGATGACCTGGTGCTGCATGCCTCCCAACACCCCGGCCAGCTGCTCTCCTGCCAGGGCGACGCCTCCCTGCTGGACCAGCTCATGCGCCTTATTGCACAGGAATGGCAGGCTTCCAAAAACGCTGCCAACGAGACCATTTTCTTCCTCATACAGGCCGTGATCTCCGTCGTGCGCCGCAACATAGCCCATCCCCTGCCCTACCTGCCGGAACAGCTGCCGGATGACAAGATCACCCAGCTGCTGCATTACATCCACCAGCATATTTACACGGCAGACAAACTGCAGATAGAGCACCTTGCCACCCGGTTTGGCTATTCCAAAAACTACCTGGGCGTGTATTTCCGGGAGCAGCTAAAAGTAACCCTGCGGGATTATGTGAGCCGGTATAAGCTGAGCCTCATTGAGAACCGCCTGCGCCACAGCACGCTTTCCATCAAAGAGATCTGCTACGAAATGGGCTTTACAGACCTCAGTCATTTCAATAAATTCTTTCACAAACACAAAGGCATGGGGCCCAAGGAATTCAGGGCGCAATCCCACGCTACCGCGTAG